Proteins from a genomic interval of Microbacterium esteraromaticum:
- a CDS encoding LacI family DNA-binding transcriptional regulator: protein MADSLSADGVSTTRRRPTLRMVAERAGVSTATVSYVFSGRDGVSGAGVAPDTIRRVREAAEQLNYRPNRSARAMRTGRTETVQLALHMLSDPWALAVADAVNAEAKQHDLTTLILADGDWHAALDRIECDVAYLDQAPDTEPGRRHLADLVERGQRLVVFSETLEPNGFDVIRSEALPGCELAMDHLLERHVEIGCLAAESMLATDDRSRYSVYQEKMAAHGLTVDPSWVQSYTTTHASAFEAAVALLSSPRRPTAVYATTDFAAIAVINAAHMLGLRVPHDLAVTGVGNTPHAASVAPTLTTVGPTDFYARQAKVIVDRALADDTDPTRLHEFPWSLFPGGSTDLDAPGATRL, encoded by the coding sequence ATGGCGGATTCTCTCAGCGCTGACGGAGTCTCGACGACACGTCGACGGCCGACTCTGCGGATGGTGGCCGAACGGGCCGGGGTGTCGACGGCGACCGTGTCGTACGTCTTCTCGGGCCGTGACGGGGTGTCCGGGGCCGGTGTGGCCCCGGACACCATCCGGCGCGTGCGAGAAGCCGCCGAACAGCTCAACTACCGGCCGAACCGCTCGGCGCGCGCCATGCGCACCGGGCGCACCGAGACGGTGCAGCTGGCCCTGCACATGCTGAGCGATCCGTGGGCGCTCGCGGTCGCCGACGCGGTCAACGCCGAGGCGAAGCAGCACGACCTGACGACGCTGATCCTCGCGGACGGCGACTGGCACGCGGCGCTCGATCGCATCGAGTGCGATGTGGCCTATCTCGATCAGGCTCCCGACACCGAGCCCGGTCGCCGTCACCTGGCAGACCTGGTCGAGCGCGGTCAGCGCCTGGTGGTGTTCTCGGAGACGCTCGAGCCCAACGGGTTCGATGTGATCCGCTCCGAGGCGCTGCCGGGCTGCGAACTGGCGATGGATCACCTGCTTGAGCGGCATGTCGAGATCGGCTGCCTGGCCGCCGAGAGCATGCTGGCCACCGATGACCGCTCCCGGTACAGCGTGTACCAGGAGAAGATGGCCGCGCACGGGTTGACGGTCGACCCGTCGTGGGTGCAGAGCTACACCACGACGCACGCGAGTGCGTTCGAGGCCGCGGTGGCGCTGCTGTCGTCGCCGCGGCGCCCGACCGCGGTGTACGCGACGACCGACTTCGCGGCCATCGCGGTGATCAACGCCGCCCACATGCTGGGCCTGCGCGTGCCGCACGACCTCGCGGTGACGGGTGTGGGCAACACGCCCCATGCGGCATCCGTCGCTCCCACGCTCACCACTGTCGGACCCACCGACTTCTACGCACGTCAGGCGAAGGTGATCGTCGACCGGGCCCTGGCCGACGACACCGACCCGACGCGCCTGCATGAATTCCCGTGGTCGCTGTTCCCCGGCGGCTCCACCGACCTCGACGCCCCGGGCGCGACACGGCTGTGA
- a CDS encoding hydroxyacid dehydrogenase: protein MNRPPRVAFAMDPAAHAAAFLPDTLERLARIATVVDPAPLGDLRSDRARAALAQTDLLITGWGAPSIDLTTLDDATALRAIVHAAGTVRLFLDPLVLERGIRVSSCASANAVPVAEFAFACTILGLKRTNRFVAQLHATKGTRDTRRMPPIGAYGVTVGVVGASRVGREMLRMLRSIDAHVLLSDPYISAEEAQALGAELVGLDELCRRSAVISIHAPLTDTTAGMIGARELALMRDGAVLINTARGGLIDTDALTREAVAGRIDAYLDVVAPEPLPADSPLYTLPNVTITPHIAGALGNEVSRLGELAVAEVARFAADDRFDHEVRPADFAIMA, encoded by the coding sequence ATGAACCGGCCGCCCCGCGTCGCTTTCGCGATGGACCCGGCAGCGCACGCCGCGGCTTTCCTGCCCGACACGCTCGAGCGCCTCGCTCGCATCGCGACCGTCGTCGACCCCGCGCCGCTCGGCGACCTGCGCTCCGACCGCGCGAGAGCGGCTCTCGCGCAGACCGATCTGTTGATCACCGGCTGGGGGGCACCGTCGATCGACCTGACCACCCTCGACGACGCCACCGCGCTGCGCGCGATCGTCCACGCCGCGGGCACTGTGCGCCTGTTCCTCGACCCTCTCGTGCTCGAGCGGGGCATCCGCGTCAGCAGCTGCGCCAGCGCCAACGCCGTACCCGTCGCCGAGTTCGCGTTCGCCTGCACGATCCTCGGGCTCAAGCGCACCAACCGCTTCGTCGCCCAACTGCACGCCACCAAGGGCACGCGGGACACCCGGCGGATGCCACCGATCGGCGCCTACGGAGTGACCGTCGGCGTGGTCGGCGCGTCCCGCGTCGGCAGGGAGATGCTGCGGATGCTGCGCAGCATCGACGCCCACGTGCTGCTCAGCGATCCCTACATCTCGGCCGAAGAGGCACAGGCGCTCGGCGCAGAGCTGGTCGGCCTCGACGAGCTCTGCCGGCGCAGCGCTGTCATCAGCATCCACGCCCCTCTGACCGACACCACCGCAGGGATGATCGGCGCACGGGAACTGGCGCTGATGCGCGACGGTGCCGTACTGATCAACACCGCCCGCGGCGGGCTGATCGACACCGACGCCCTGACCCGTGAGGCGGTCGCCGGGCGCATCGACGCCTACCTCGATGTCGTCGCCCCCGAACCGCTGCCGGCGGACTCGCCGCTGTACACGCTGCCGAACGTCACCATCACGCCGCACATCGCCGGCGCGCTCGGCAACGAGGTCTCGCGGCTGGGCGAGCTGGCCGTGGCAGAAGTGGCCCGCTTCGCCGCCGATGATAGATTCGACCACGAAGTGCGCCCCGCAGACTTCGCGATCATGGCGTAG
- a CDS encoding Gfo/Idh/MocA family protein, with protein MDLKIGIIGFGARASLRREVHRPEEGSRVTAVCDPAERAREDARRELPDALITDSLDELLASGVDAVMVLTPDNTHAEISIRALEAGVPVFCEKPLAIDLADADAMLETARRTGTRLYIGHNMRHMPVVTLMRRLIQEGRIGEVKAVWCRHFVGHGGDYYFKDWHADRTRTTGLLLQKGAHDIDVIHWLAGAYTEQVAAMGELSVYGGIDDRRDRTGERMPDWFSLDNWPPTSLDGLHPTVDVEDISMVNMRLAGGVMASYQQCHFTPDYWRNYTVIGTEGRIENIGDSSGGEVRLWNRRHRGYAEADETFPIESAPDAGHDGADGLLVAEFLRFVRDGGLTETSPVAARESVAAGILATQSLRADGSAIDVPALDEDLVAYFARGQVEA; from the coding sequence TTGGACCTCAAGATCGGCATCATCGGATTCGGTGCCCGCGCATCGCTGCGCAGAGAAGTGCATCGTCCCGAAGAGGGATCGCGCGTGACCGCGGTCTGCGATCCCGCCGAACGCGCCCGTGAAGACGCACGTCGTGAACTGCCCGACGCGCTGATCACCGACTCACTGGACGAGCTGCTGGCATCCGGCGTCGACGCCGTCATGGTGCTCACGCCCGACAACACGCACGCCGAGATCAGCATCCGCGCCCTCGAGGCGGGCGTGCCGGTGTTCTGCGAGAAGCCGCTGGCGATCGACCTCGCCGACGCCGACGCGATGCTCGAGACCGCCCGCCGCACCGGCACCCGCCTGTACATCGGGCACAACATGCGCCACATGCCCGTTGTGACGCTCATGCGCCGACTGATCCAAGAGGGACGCATCGGTGAGGTGAAGGCCGTGTGGTGCCGGCACTTCGTCGGCCACGGCGGCGACTACTACTTCAAGGACTGGCACGCCGACCGCACCCGCACGACGGGGCTGCTGCTGCAGAAGGGCGCGCACGACATCGACGTGATCCACTGGCTCGCCGGTGCGTACACCGAGCAGGTCGCCGCGATGGGTGAGCTGAGTGTGTACGGCGGCATCGACGACCGTCGTGACCGCACGGGCGAGCGGATGCCCGACTGGTTCAGCCTTGACAACTGGCCGCCGACCTCGCTCGACGGGCTGCACCCCACGGTCGACGTCGAGGACATCTCGATGGTCAACATGCGCCTCGCGGGTGGTGTGATGGCCTCGTACCAGCAGTGCCACTTCACCCCCGACTACTGGCGCAACTACACCGTGATCGGCACCGAGGGGCGCATCGAGAACATCGGCGACTCGTCGGGTGGCGAGGTGCGTCTGTGGAACCGTCGTCACCGCGGCTACGCCGAAGCCGACGAGACGTTCCCGATCGAGTCGGCCCCGGATGCCGGACACGACGGCGCCGATGGTCTGCTCGTGGCCGAGTTCCTGCGCTTCGTGCGTGACGGCGGTCTCACTGAGACGTCGCCGGTCGCCGCGCGCGAGTCGGTCGCCGCGGGCATCCTCGCGACGCAGTCGCTGCGTGCCGACGGCTCCGCGATCGATGTGCCGGCGCTCGACGAGGATCTCGTCGCCTACTTCGCCCGCGGCCAGGTCGAGGCCTGA
- a CDS encoding carbohydrate ABC transporter permease, which produces MTDVVARSADTSTERMPEAKTSGIRRRRRNPGASPWWALVFIGPTALGLLVFYLWPTVRTMFMSFTESGPFGGSEWVGLANYERLFQDPELIGALRNTAIYTGIALIGIPVAVAIAALLNTAGLKGRSVYRTLYFIPVVTMPAAIALVWRMIYNGDFGVLNTMLGWFGVEGRSWLTDPSTALVAIAVVGIWAGLGTNVVIFLAGLQGIPDTIMEAADLDGAGPVRKFFSITIPLLSPSIFFVSVISVIGALQVFDLIYMMLGVNNPAMPNTRTIVYLFYEAGFIDNERGYAAAIAFLLLLIILVLTVVQFRLQKKWVHYE; this is translated from the coding sequence ATGACCGACGTCGTCGCGCGCAGCGCCGACACGTCGACCGAGCGGATGCCGGAGGCGAAGACCTCCGGCATCCGCCGCCGTCGGCGCAATCCCGGTGCCTCACCCTGGTGGGCACTGGTCTTCATCGGCCCCACCGCACTGGGCCTGCTGGTGTTCTACCTGTGGCCCACCGTGCGCACCATGTTCATGTCGTTCACCGAGTCCGGACCCTTCGGTGGCTCGGAATGGGTGGGGCTTGCCAACTACGAGCGGCTGTTCCAGGACCCCGAACTGATCGGGGCGCTGCGCAACACCGCCATCTACACGGGCATCGCGCTCATCGGCATCCCCGTCGCCGTGGCGATCGCCGCGCTGCTGAACACCGCGGGCCTCAAGGGCCGCAGCGTCTATCGCACCCTGTACTTCATCCCCGTCGTCACGATGCCCGCCGCGATCGCGCTGGTCTGGCGCATGATCTACAACGGCGACTTCGGTGTGCTCAACACGATGCTCGGCTGGTTCGGCGTCGAGGGGCGCAGTTGGCTGACCGACCCGAGTACGGCGCTGGTCGCCATCGCGGTCGTCGGCATCTGGGCCGGCCTCGGGACGAACGTCGTGATCTTCCTCGCCGGGCTGCAGGGCATCCCGGACACGATCATGGAGGCCGCCGACCTCGACGGCGCCGGCCCTGTGCGCAAGTTCTTCTCGATCACCATCCCGCTGCTGTCGCCGAGCATCTTCTTCGTCTCGGTCATCAGCGTGATCGGCGCGCTGCAGGTCTTCGACCTGATCTACATGATGCTCGGGGTGAACAACCCGGCCATGCCGAACACCCGCACGATCGTCTACCTGTTCTACGAAGCCGGCTTCATCGACAACGAGCGCGGCTACGCGGCCGCGATCGCGTTCCTGTTGCTGCTGATCATCCTCGTCCTGACGGTCGTCCAGTTCCGTCTGCAGAAGAAGTGGGTGCACTATGAGTGA
- a CDS encoding carbohydrate ABC transporter permease, protein MSEISLDTRAVVDASGVSQQAGRSPKNRGVWIVHIVLILGAVVMVFPFIWQTLTAFKTFQDSVQVPPVVIPDPWVFTNFGEVFDSMPFAQMFTNSVLLTIGRTVGQVVLCTMAGYAFARIPFPGRNVVFVLFLSVLMVPSQLYLLPQYEIIQSLGWLNTLQALIVPGIFSAFGTFLMRQFFMSLPAELEEAARIDGANPWQTFWRIMVPLAKPGIVALTVFTVLWSWNDLLWPLVVTTDPEKMPLSVGLAQLVGLHGTDYPVLMAGALLATLPMLVTFMILQKQFIQGIAFSGSKG, encoded by the coding sequence ATGAGTGAGATCTCGCTGGACACACGCGCCGTGGTCGACGCCTCCGGGGTCTCGCAGCAGGCGGGGCGCTCGCCGAAGAACCGCGGCGTCTGGATCGTGCACATCGTGCTGATCCTCGGCGCCGTGGTGATGGTGTTCCCGTTCATCTGGCAGACCCTGACCGCCTTCAAGACGTTCCAGGACTCGGTGCAGGTGCCGCCGGTGGTCATCCCCGACCCGTGGGTGTTCACTAACTTCGGCGAGGTCTTCGACTCGATGCCCTTCGCGCAGATGTTCACCAACTCGGTGCTGTTGACCATCGGCCGCACGGTCGGCCAGGTCGTGCTGTGCACCATGGCCGGCTACGCGTTCGCGCGCATCCCGTTCCCCGGTCGCAACGTCGTGTTCGTGCTGTTCCTGTCGGTGCTGATGGTGCCCTCGCAGCTGTACCTGCTGCCGCAGTACGAGATCATTCAGTCGCTCGGCTGGCTGAACACCCTGCAGGCGCTGATCGTGCCCGGCATCTTCAGCGCGTTCGGCACGTTCCTGATGCGGCAGTTCTTCATGTCACTGCCGGCGGAACTCGAAGAGGCGGCGCGGATCGACGGCGCAAACCCGTGGCAGACCTTCTGGCGCATCATGGTGCCGTTGGCCAAGCCCGGCATCGTCGCCTTGACGGTGTTCACCGTGCTGTGGTCGTGGAACGACCTGCTCTGGCCGCTGGTTGTCACCACCGATCCCGAGAAGATGCCCCTGTCGGTCGGTCTGGCGCAGCTCGTCGGACTGCACGGCACTGACTACCCTGTTCTGATGGCGGGAGCGCTGCTCGCGACCCTGCCGATGCTCGTGACCTTCATGATCCTGCAGAAGCAGTTCATTCAGGGCATCGCCTTCTCAGGATCGAAGGGGTAA
- a CDS encoding LacI family DNA-binding transcriptional regulator: protein MSSPADPAQRTAHRRAATISDVAELASVSTATVSRVLNGNYPVAAATRDRVMRAVAKLGYAANANARALTRAGTEIIGVVVPEIVDPFFGYLIHGLEQAAAEAGRLLIVATTSGEPEREMALIDRMREQRVDAVIVVSGARDEPSYHRLLAQRAESLEGMGSRLVLCAHPPLPQPSPSRTVAYDNEGGAFAITEHLIGVGHRRIALVGGRRTLPAMRSRLDGYLRALTARGVEVDETLIRMDGFGRHSGRTSTAALLGESTGATAILAVNETIAAGVYEALAEAGLRIPDDMSVAAYDDTPLATDLTPKLTTVHVPLEQLGREALRAALADRDAFSRDPDEVVTLGTYLVHRDSVAAPAH, encoded by the coding sequence GTGTCATCACCAGCTGACCCCGCACAGCGCACCGCGCACCGACGCGCAGCCACGATCAGCGACGTGGCCGAACTGGCGTCGGTGTCGACGGCGACGGTCTCGCGCGTTCTCAACGGCAACTACCCCGTTGCCGCCGCCACCCGCGACCGGGTGATGCGGGCCGTCGCGAAACTGGGCTACGCGGCCAATGCCAATGCCCGAGCGCTCACCAGGGCCGGCACCGAGATCATCGGCGTCGTCGTGCCCGAGATCGTCGACCCGTTCTTCGGCTATCTGATCCATGGTCTCGAGCAGGCAGCCGCAGAGGCCGGGCGCCTGCTGATCGTCGCGACCACCAGCGGGGAGCCGGAGCGCGAGATGGCGCTGATCGACCGCATGCGCGAGCAGCGCGTCGACGCCGTCATCGTCGTCAGCGGCGCCCGCGACGAGCCCTCGTACCACCGCCTGCTGGCGCAGCGCGCCGAGTCGCTGGAGGGCATGGGCAGCCGTCTCGTGCTCTGCGCGCATCCGCCACTGCCCCAGCCGAGCCCCAGTCGCACCGTCGCCTACGACAACGAGGGTGGCGCGTTCGCGATCACCGAGCACCTGATCGGGGTCGGGCACCGCCGGATCGCCCTGGTGGGCGGACGGCGCACGCTTCCCGCCATGCGCAGCCGCCTCGACGGCTATCTGCGCGCACTGACGGCGCGGGGCGTCGAGGTTGACGAGACGCTTATCCGCATGGACGGATTCGGTCGGCACTCTGGCCGCACTTCCACGGCGGCCCTGCTGGGCGAGAGCACCGGCGCCACGGCGATCCTCGCGGTCAACGAGACCATCGCCGCGGGCGTCTACGAGGCCCTCGCCGAGGCCGGTCTGCGGATTCCCGACGACATGTCCGTCGCCGCATACGACGACACTCCCCTGGCCACCGATCTCACGCCGAAGCTGACGACCGTGCACGTGCCGCTCGAACAGCTCGGCCGCGAAGCGCTGCGCGCGGCTCTCGCCGACCGCGACGCCTTCTCGCGCGACCCCGACGAGGTCGTGACGCTGGGCACCTACCTGGTGCACCGCGACTCGGTGGCTGCCCCGGCGCACTGA
- a CDS encoding ABC transporter permease, translating to MAVTSAPVASRPAPSAPDLPQNTPPPGAPKRPRRGRRADTKLSFRAHLRRDRMMLLMVLPGFLYFVVFHWLPIPGNIIAFEDYQPYLGFFDSVWVGLDNFAVAFTDPAFWYALRNTLVITLMQLVLFFPVPIMLALLLNSIMSPGLKKFVQSVIYLPHFLGWVIIISIFTQILGPTGAIPNLLDSMGLPRISPMTNPETFPLLVTLQTIWKDAGWGTIMFLAALASIDEELYEAAAVDGAGPWRRMWAITIPGIMPIVILLLILNLGTALSVGFEQIILQRNNVGAEAGEVLDTYVYFHGIVDGQWGTAAAVGLVKGVVGLFLVLGANKLAHMFGQDGVYSRDR from the coding sequence ATCGCGGTGACATCAGCACCCGTCGCGAGCAGACCTGCACCGTCTGCGCCTGATTTGCCGCAGAACACCCCGCCGCCCGGCGCGCCGAAACGACCGCGGCGCGGCCGCAGGGCCGACACCAAGCTGAGCTTCCGCGCGCACCTGCGGCGCGACCGGATGATGCTGCTGATGGTGCTGCCCGGATTCCTGTACTTCGTGGTGTTCCACTGGCTGCCCATCCCCGGCAACATCATCGCCTTCGAGGACTATCAGCCCTACCTCGGCTTCTTCGACAGCGTCTGGGTCGGCCTCGACAACTTCGCCGTCGCGTTCACGGACCCTGCGTTCTGGTACGCGCTGCGCAACACGCTGGTGATCACCCTCATGCAGCTGGTGCTCTTCTTCCCGGTGCCGATCATGCTCGCGTTGCTGCTGAACAGCATCATGTCGCCCGGGCTGAAGAAGTTCGTGCAGAGCGTGATCTACCTGCCGCACTTCCTCGGCTGGGTGATCATCATCTCGATCTTCACGCAGATCCTGGGGCCCACGGGGGCGATCCCCAACCTGCTCGACTCGATGGGGCTGCCGCGCATCAGCCCGATGACCAACCCCGAGACCTTCCCGCTGCTGGTGACCCTGCAGACGATCTGGAAGGACGCCGGCTGGGGCACCATCATGTTCCTCGCGGCCCTCGCCAGCATCGATGAGGAGCTCTACGAGGCCGCCGCTGTCGACGGCGCGGGGCCGTGGCGGCGCATGTGGGCGATCACCATCCCCGGCATCATGCCCATCGTCATCCTGCTGCTGATCCTCAACCTCGGCACGGCCCTGTCGGTCGGCTTCGAGCAGATCATCCTGCAGCGCAACAACGTCGGCGCCGAGGCCGGTGAAGTGCTCGACACCTACGTCTACTTCCACGGCATCGTCGACGGCCAATGGGGCACAGCCGCCGCGGTCGGACTCGTGAAGGGCGTCGTCGGACTGTTCCTGGTGCTCGGCGCCAACAAGCTCGCTCACATGTTCGGACAGGATGGGGTGTACTCCCGTGACCGTTGA
- a CDS encoding carbohydrate ABC transporter permease: MTVDAQTTVVNLGEKKARKLTSSRRPVWMEKPSAATQGVKGLVLLLICIAVIYPFMIVIGTSLSTQEEIARNNGFVLFPAEPTLAAYQTIFAGGIVTEALLRSIGITLVGTALSVTLTVLMAYGLSRRGLLGGGFFLMTALLTMLFTPGIIPTFLVVKELGMLDTYAALILPTALSAFNLVIVRSFMMGIPSELTEAARLDGAGDLRILWHVVLPLSKAVIAVVGLFYAVGYWNAFFNAMLYVDSDKWPLAMVLRQYVLLGSSIDQSAAAEIAAPSQAIQMAVIVISIVPILCVYPFLQKYFTKGVLTGAIKG, encoded by the coding sequence GTGACCGTTGACGCACAGACGACCGTCGTGAACCTCGGCGAGAAGAAGGCCCGCAAGCTCACCTCCAGTCGGCGACCGGTATGGATGGAGAAGCCCTCCGCCGCCACGCAGGGGGTCAAAGGCCTGGTGCTGCTGCTGATCTGCATCGCCGTGATCTATCCGTTCATGATCGTGATCGGCACCAGCCTGTCGACGCAGGAGGAGATCGCCCGCAACAACGGCTTCGTGCTGTTTCCGGCCGAACCGACCCTCGCGGCGTATCAGACGATCTTCGCCGGCGGCATCGTCACCGAGGCGCTGCTTCGCAGCATCGGCATCACGCTCGTCGGCACGGCGCTGTCGGTGACACTGACCGTGCTGATGGCCTACGGGCTCTCACGCCGTGGCCTGCTCGGCGGCGGATTCTTCCTGATGACCGCACTGCTGACCATGCTGTTCACGCCCGGCATCATCCCCACGTTCCTGGTGGTCAAGGAACTCGGCATGCTCGACACCTATGCGGCATTGATCCTGCCGACGGCGCTCTCGGCCTTCAACCTCGTCATCGTGCGCTCGTTCATGATGGGCATCCCCAGCGAACTCACCGAGGCGGCACGCCTCGACGGGGCGGGTGACCTGCGCATCCTGTGGCACGTCGTGCTGCCGCTGTCGAAGGCCGTGATCGCGGTGGTCGGTCTGTTCTACGCCGTCGGCTACTGGAACGCCTTCTTCAACGCGATGCTCTACGTCGACAGTGACAAGTGGCCGCTCGCCATGGTGCTGCGGCAATACGTGCTGCTGGGCTCATCGATCGACCAGAGCGCCGCGGCCGAGATCGCCGCCCCCAGTCAAGCGATCCAGATGGCCGTCATCGTGATCAGCATCGTGCCGATCCTGTGCGTCTACCCGTTCCTGCAGAAGTACTTCACCAAGGGTGTGCTCACCGGAGCCATCAAGGGCTGA
- a CDS encoding ABC transporter substrate-binding protein has translation MRSTALTRRGGTALAVTAAAALALTGCSSSDAGSADPDEKIVLEYGIWDQKQEPAMQAIADAFTAENPNVSIKLVTTPYKEYFTKLQTSVSGGAAPDVFWMNGPNFQLYASNGVIAPLEGADLDPADYPEGLVDLYTFDGALYGAPKDFDTIGLWYNKELFDEAGVAYPTAGWTWDDMKDAAAKLTDPAKGQFGIAAAQAGQENYYNSIAQAGGEVISADGTTSGYGTPEALAGIELWTDLIEAGSSPTAQQMTDTSAQDFFLSGKVAMFQNGSWAAHTYADNADIADKVDVAPLAAGPAGNQSVIHGLANVVNAKGDHVEAATEFAVFASSEAAADIMADSGTVIPAFDGKQQVWVDALPQYNLQAYIDALDTAVAYPASQNTAAWTSVEGEILSQVWAGNVTPADGLQELASKMQAALDSE, from the coding sequence ATGCGATCGACAGCATTGACCCGACGGGGAGGCACCGCACTCGCGGTGACCGCAGCCGCAGCACTCGCCCTCACCGGCTGCAGCAGCTCCGACGCCGGTAGCGCCGATCCGGACGAGAAGATCGTTCTCGAATACGGCATCTGGGACCAGAAGCAGGAGCCGGCGATGCAGGCGATCGCCGACGCGTTCACCGCCGAGAATCCCAACGTGTCGATCAAGCTCGTGACCACTCCGTACAAGGAGTACTTCACGAAGCTCCAGACCTCGGTCTCGGGCGGCGCGGCTCCCGACGTGTTCTGGATGAACGGCCCGAACTTCCAGCTGTACGCATCCAACGGTGTGATCGCACCGCTCGAGGGCGCTGACCTCGACCCCGCCGATTACCCCGAGGGGCTCGTTGACCTGTACACCTTCGACGGCGCCCTCTACGGTGCGCCGAAGGACTTCGACACCATCGGCCTCTGGTACAACAAGGAACTCTTCGACGAGGCGGGCGTCGCCTACCCCACGGCCGGTTGGACCTGGGATGACATGAAGGACGCCGCGGCCAAGCTGACCGACCCCGCCAAGGGCCAGTTCGGCATCGCTGCAGCGCAGGCGGGCCAGGAGAACTACTACAACTCGATCGCCCAGGCCGGCGGCGAGGTGATCAGTGCCGACGGCACCACCAGCGGCTACGGCACGCCCGAGGCGCTCGCCGGTATCGAGCTGTGGACCGACCTCATCGAGGCGGGCTCGTCGCCGACCGCGCAGCAGATGACCGATACCTCGGCGCAGGACTTCTTCCTGTCGGGCAAGGTCGCCATGTTCCAGAACGGCTCGTGGGCGGCGCACACCTACGCCGACAACGCCGACATCGCCGACAAGGTCGACGTCGCCCCGCTGGCCGCCGGCCCCGCGGGCAACCAGAGCGTGATCCACGGTCTGGCGAACGTCGTCAACGCCAAGGGCGACCACGTCGAGGCGGCTACCGAGTTCGCCGTCTTCGCCAGCAGCGAGGCCGCGGCCGACATCATGGCCGACTCGGGCACCGTGATCCCCGCATTCGACGGCAAGCAGCAGGTCTGGGTCGACGCGCTCCCGCAGTACAACCTGCAGGCGTACATCGACGCGCTCGACACGGCCGTCGCCTACCCGGCATCGCAGAACACCGCCGCCTGGACCAGTGTCGAGGGCGAGATCCTCTCCCAGGTCTGGGCGGGCAACGTCACCCCGGCAGATGGCCTGCAGGAGCTTGCATCGAAGATGCAGGCAGCCCTCGACTCCGAGTAA